The following nucleotide sequence is from Oxyura jamaicensis isolate SHBP4307 breed ruddy duck chromosome 24, BPBGC_Ojam_1.0, whole genome shotgun sequence.
ttcttatatatatttactggtCAAAAGGCAAGTCAGTAAGTAGGTAATTTACTCAGTTGTGCAACAAccagtggggaaaagaaaaaccattcTACCTAATTTCCATCTTCATAGTAGCTTCTGTCTTCTGTAGGCTCAAAAGCTATTGAGGAAGAAGAGAGCACTTTCAGCTCCCCACTTATGTTTTGGCTTCAACAagaacaaagaaggaaagaatgtCTTGGTGAGAAGAAACCGAAGAAAGGTTTGGTTTTCGAGATATCAAGTGACGATGGCTTTCAAATCTGTGCAGAAAGTATTGAAGGTAAGAACggtgcttttcttttgtattggttttaattttccttgaaataaaattgtgacttctgaaaatctgttacTTGTTTTTatacgttaaaaaaaaaaaaaatctccgGATTTACAACCCTAGAACAATCCTAGTTCCTAGCAATGTCTggattctattaaaaaaaatatatatatatatatatatatatacatatatatatatatatatatatacacgatataaatatataatatatatatcgCTGTCCAATGTTGTTTTATCAATTGACCAACAGTGTTGAACCATAGTTTGTCAAGAAACAGTGTAGATCAGACAGTATGGCATCCAGACTTATCCTCCAGAGCAATTGTTGAAGAAGCTTACTTCTCTTTTATGATGCAGTGAATTTTGGAGAGGATGGAAGCAATTGGATGCAAAGATCTTAATTTATGGTCCATGAATGGAATGCAAACTTCATATTATCTGATTATCATATTTAAATGTGAACATGTTGGAAAACAGCATACTGCACGTGCACTTAGAAATCTACTAATAGTAGGTTGTTTCACTGGAAACCTGATAAAACATGGCAAAATAAAGACATAGCAAGGTACCTGTCTTGGCAGTCTTCAGTGCCCAATGCTTTGGATACTCTTTCACTGCTGTCATCTTTTTGTGTAACTGTAGATGCTTGGAAGTCACTAACTGACAAAGTTCAAGAAGCCCGTTCAAATGCCCGCCTGAAACAGCTATCTTTTGCAGGTAACATCCAAGTTCATTTTTACTGTGCTTCTGAATGTGTAAGAACAAACAGGTCTTTCTGGGAGCATCCTAGCGTTCGATGTTCTAAGAGTTTCAGTTCAGCTGCTGATTGTTTTTATGGAGCGTAATTTCCCCTAATCAAGTGATTTAAAATTCTTATGTAAAGTGAACTAGCTGATACAGTGCTTCTGTGAAAATTGTGGGCTAGcaaaaaagttatatttaaagAGCTGCTGTATCCTCCTGTTTCTAGTCTGcatggttgtgttttttttttgtttcatttttgtttttgtgctctATTTCATATTCCAGGTGTGAATGGTTTGAGGATGCTGGGGATTATCCATGATACTGTTGTGTTTCTGATTGAGCAACTTTATGGGGCAAAGCACTGCCACAACTACAAGTTCAGATTTCATAAACCAGAGGAGGCCAATGAGCCTCCTCTGAATCCACATGGCTCTGCTAGGGCCGAAGTCCACCTGAGGCAAGTGTGAGCTTTGTCATTCTAAAGGTTAATGGTCCATTTGCTTGTTTAATTCTATGTCAGGGCACAAACAACAAGTCTCTAGAGCACTGTCTGCtctcagttaaaaagaaatgttagcAACTTTCTCGTGTAAATCAATTATATTGCATCTTGTGAGTCTGCGCATTTTTCCGTGCAATCCTCTTGTCAGTTGCTTTGTTTAACAAAGCTTTCCTGGCTAGTGCCTTTATTCATAGTTCTCAGAAACTGTTGTGCCTTATCCTGATGCACAGAGAGCTGTGAAAGAGGATAGACAGGGGAAGGTATAAAGCAATAAACATGTCAAGTTGTTGTGGCAACcaaatgtttaaattatttctagCTAGTAACACAAAATTCATTTGATCTCATTAAATTGCAGGAAATCTGCATTtgatatgtttaattttttggCATCTAAACACCGGCAGCCACCAGAATACAACCCAAAcgatgaggaagaggaggaagtaCAGCTGAAATCAGCCCGGTATGTAGCAGGCTTTAAAGGTGGAAAATAATGGTGTGGTGTTAAAACTAAGAGATTAGGCTTACTtgtgtgttgtggtttttgAGGTGGTATGTAAAACTTCAAAGCTACAAAGCCCTAGAAAATACAGGGGAGACTCCTACAATAGCAAGAGAACTGATAACTGAAAGTGACTAATCAGACCAGTCTTCTTTCaatgtttcttttccctgctaATGTAAGACATTCTGATGAGAATTTCATGAGTAAAGGGAGAAAATTACCTGTATTGAAAGAAAGGATTGCTGATTAGCAATGAGTTTGTTTGAGTTAAGATATGAGAGTAAGAACTGCTCTACATttagtgtgtatgtgtgcacatgtgtgttacactgaattaattttgattGTGTTCTCAGTGGGCTGCAGTAACTGAATGTTAATATCTTGGAAACTATCCTAGATAATACATGGCATGGGCTCTCAAATAAATGTCATCACTTAGTAGCATCTCTCTGTTCTAGGAGGGCAACTAGTATGGATCTGCCAATGCCCATGCGATTCCGACACTTGAAGAAGACCTCCAAGGAGGCAGTTGGTGTTTACAGGTATGGTTTTGTTCTGGTACTCTCAGATGGGCATCTGGGACAGAGAAAggtaaaaactgaaaaactgaaaggtaaaaacagagaaaggtaAAAACTGTGAGGTCATGGTGCAAAATTGAGTGGAAGAAgcatctttgtttctttgtttgtttttgtttgaagaagTAATCCTCAGCACAAACTACTTATTCCTGCTGACTCATCTTGGTGATAGCTAAGGCATTTGCTTAGAAATGGACAGAAGAGATCTAGTGGTGTTGTCATTGGCATTACACTGTAGAAGTATGACATAATGCTGTGGTCCTTGTAATGAAATaacttgttttctgctgtgtttgcagTCCTACATTTCCAAGTTTCACTTGTATTGTTTGAAATATTCTCTTACCCTATTGGTTTTTTAGGTCTCCCATCCATGGCCGGGGCCTGTTCTGCAAAAGGAACATTGATGCAGGTGAGATGGTGATCGAATATTCGGGCAATGTCATTCGCTCCATCCTCACTGACAAACGAGAGAAGTACTATGACAGTAAGGTGAGTTTTGATGGCTTTTGCAGAACTTCTTAAAAAGCATAACAAGCCACTTTTCCCATTTGGTCATCCAAGGAAATATAGCAGACAGCAAACTTGGCTATTAATCAGGCTTTAGGATTAAAGTTCTTTGTAACAAGAAACTTCTCATGTATgatggggcagagggaggaagagcaATTGATTTTTGCAGTTCAGAGAGGTAGAGAAGTTTAAATGGTTTCAGATCTACTCTGTACCAAAGGAAGAAGTGGTGTAGGTGAGATCAGAGTTTGGGGGTTCATAGCATAGATCTGTATAAACCGGAGCTCTCAAACAAAATTCAAGGCTGATCAGTCATCTCTAAATTAAACCCTCCTTGTTATGTAACAACCTCCATGCTATGAATTGCAGTTGTTTCACAAAGCCTATTTTGTTTGTCATTCTTGACAGAAGCATTTTGTCTAAATAAAGCCAGAACGAGAATAACCATGGAGTAGAGGAGCTGCTTAATATTTTGGCTTTCCAAATGCTTTGAGTAAAGCATTTATATTAGTGacttaaatgttttcagtgcaaAGCAGTGATGTACATGAGATGAAAGAAATTATAGCTAAATGTGACTGGTGAGATTACTGTGTACAGAGCGGAGTTTGGGAGAACCAGGAAGTGGCTGGGAAAGTAGGACAAGTGTTGGACATATGAAAGTTGCTTTTGAACATCATGATTTGGGTTTACAGACTTCTTAGGACGTTCCCCATACTTGCTTGAGCTCTAGATCATTTCTTACTTTCTCCTCTGGACTGGGAAAAATATCAGTGGGGTCTTCATGTTGCAGATCCAAAGGGTGAAGGGATGAGATAATTCAAGCATGAGCTTACGAAGACAAGTGAAGAGAGGTTGCAGATATTCTTAATGACTTGACTTTCGGTTGTCATGTCACTGTAGTGATCTAAGCTGTCTGTTAGAGTAGCTATCTCTTCACTTCACTTGCCTAACTGTCTTTCTGTCCTCTGTGTGTAGGGAATTGGTTGCTACATGTTCCGCATTGATGACTCTGAAGTGGTGGATGCCACCATGCATGGGAATGCAGCCCGCTTCATCAATCACTCTTGTGAGCCCAACTGCTACTCCCGGGTCATCAACATTGATGGCCAAAAACACATTGTCATCTTCGCCATGCGCAAAATCTACCGGGGGGAAGAACTTACATATGACTACAAGTTCCCCATTGAAGACGCCAGCAACAAACTGCCCTGTAACTGCGGTGCCAAGAAGTGCAGGAAGTTTTTAAACTAGAACTTCCGTGACCTGCAAGTGAGCCCTAAAGGGCCTGGGGCAAACCAAAGCTTCTAGTGAATCCCTACCCTGCCATATgcaagggagagggaaggacagaggcaggaATGAAGATCAGCTGGGCTCAGGGACCTAACTGGCGGCTGTGTTTCTCTGTCAGAGTCCACATCTTCATGTCTCGCATGCACACACTTACCCTTATGAAAGACACAGGCGACTGGAGAAGATCCTCAGTGTGATTATGTTTTTGCTATTGTCGTTCCTGCCCCAACCCTCAGAATTTGTTTGTCAGAATGGGGCTAATGagtgggagaggggagggtaGACAGACCAGATACAGGGGAGTCATCATGGATCCCGTCCTTCTGTTGTCTCTTGGCTCAAAGTGGTGAATGTGGAGTTCTTGTTTTCATTCGACTGTTGTGTCATAAGTTTTGAAAGCACAGTACGTTACTGCTCTTTTCTCCTAGGGAGAGAAACTGTCCCACCAACCAGCTACTCTGAGAACTTTGTACGTGTCTGTGATTCCTTGTGCTATGCATCTCCAAAACACTATTTGTGAGTTGGTTGGTATACTGTGTGGCATAGGTGGCCTGGTGCGCCGTGGGTCTGGCTTAGCTGTTTTAATCTAGGACGGCGGAATGGGGGAGAGCATCATATAGCAGCCAAAAGTAAATTGAGAAGTATTTGGATAGTGTTTCACTCTGAAATTCCTGCCCAAGTGCAGTGGAATTCCTGGCATTCTTTAGCAGAGAAAGGGCTTGTGCCAGCTAGTTACAGAGCTGTAAATCTTTGTGagcaaatgctttctttcagcagcaCCCTCCCTCTGCAGTATAGAAGGGAAGCAGTGTTTTCCCCTGTTCCTGTCGTCAGCAGCTGTCTTTCTCCTTTGACCTAGGGACTGAAAGGCTCCTCTGGCTACAGTGGTGTGTCTGCTACTATGGGGCTGGTCCAAGGGACAAATGTCTTCAGGGGAGAGCAGATGGTGGAAGCAGATTCTGCTGTTGGCCACTTGTGGCTGTAGAGCAAGAACTAGGAGGGACTTCTGAGGATGCTTCCCTGGGAATTGCTCTGCCCAGCCTCCTTGAACAGTGTCCTAGGGTGTGATGTAAAGACAAACAAGTGACTTCTCTAGACACGTGCCCATCGCGTCCCATCTTCAGTATGTAGTTTCGTAGTCTTCTATGAAAGGCACAGGAAGAGGCACCAAAATGGAGCATAAATTCTCTGAAAATGCAAGGCCAAACACTAACCAGCCCCATGTACTCCATGCAGCACTTAAAAATGCAtaggaaacaaataaattagCAATTGGCACAGTTGAAATTGTGGTAGCTGAAGAATCAGGCTTATTTTAAGTTACTTTAACCAGGACAATAGTGTCTTCTGATTAATGTAAATCCTCCTCCCTTTTGGGTCTGCTCCATGcctcaagagaagaaaaaaaaaaaaaaaaaaaaaaaaggaaagaaaaagccccAAGCCTAAAAATTAAGACATTGGATTTTACTCTGTTCTGTTTACAGTTTAGTATTTAAggttttataaatgtaaatatattttgtatatttttctatGAGAAGCACTTCATAGGTAAAAGCACTTATGACGAGGCTTTTTAAACAGTGGTATTATCCTAATTTAAAagaatctgtttttaatattgtttttattttcataggaCGGTTATAGGAAATATCTGGCTGGACACAGTCTGATCCTTTCTCCAGAGAGAGGggtacactttatttttattttttaatcttgttctGCCTTTTTGACTTCAGTAACTGTTTCTAGGAGGTTTGGCTGGAccttaaacttttattttcttgtcaagataggggcaggaggaagaattGCCCAGCTTAGGAGGAGTTTAACTCATGGGAACTCTATCTGAACATGGAGGCATGATTCTGCCTTGCCACACACCAGTATCCTGTGTGTatttaaggaaagagaaagagagagaactgaCACTTAATAACTTCACCTCTTTTGCTTGGCGTTCAGAATTAGCATTTCTGTGGGAACTGTCATTTCCCACCCTGCTGTGTCCACTTAGATCAGGTGTCCCTACAGGGGGAGCTTGGATgagtgtggggctggggcagtgAGAGGCATCCGCTAGTCCAGGCCAGCTGCACGGGCCCCTCACCGTGCCCAGGGGACAGGTCCTTCTCTGGTCACTTGACCACCGGTCTTGTCCCTGTCATGGAGGATCAGTATGCTGCTCATCGCTGCTTTGTCTGGAGCAGCTCCCCTGGAGAAAGACTGTACCTTTCTTCTCTAGGTAAATTCACAGCTCTCTGGACGCAAAAACATGGTCCTGTGGAAATCTGTTGAAGCAATAGGGCCCCGGCCCTCCTTGGCTCACTGCTGTCTGGGGCACGCACCCACACGTGTGCTCCTGATCCCACAGTGTCTCCCTTGAAACAAGAGCAATCATTCCTTGGAGCAGTTAAACCGTGAAGCACCCTTGCTTTTGTAAACTCTCCCTGTGGGTAGGTTAATAGCTGTTTTGGGGGCTGCCAAATTGAAAGGCAACCCCAAAACTGCACGAGCAGTTTGTAGGAAATGGACCGAACTGACTGAACTCCCCATGCTCGCAGTCTTGCACTCCATTATCTGTGCTCTTCAGGCCCCGAGACCTCTTCCTCTGACCTGGGAATGAAATACAGCACTCACAGGGTCAGGAGCTGCtggtttcctttctttattgCACTGCGTAATTATTATTTGGTAATAACTGTTTAAAGAAGACTCAAATTGAAGCTGCATTTGTTACTGAAATGATTTGATGCACTGACAGTTTGGGAACGCACATACCTTGAGAAGGCCAAAAAGCACGTCTGGGAGCAGATCTCAACCCTGCCTCCGCAGACACAGCTgctctttgtcctttttctttcttggttttgaCAGCATTGCTGGGGGACAGCTCTCACCGTGGTTAAACCCAAGAATTGTATGCAGCTCAACCACGTTTCTCTTGCCCGCGCTGCTCCCCCTTAAAGAGGGGGCACATCGTCCCCCGCCGGCAGCTCCCTTCTCGTCTGCCAAGCGTCAGTGCAGTGCAGGGCCGAgagggcaggtgctgagcaggagggCATCCCGTCTGGGAAATGCTGCCCAAAGCCACCCCTGTAGGGAAAACCCGCTGGGCCAGGTGGCTAGGAAACCCGAGGGAAAGCCATGGGAGTGCCCCGGAGCCAAGCACCAGGAATGTCCTCCTGCAAGGACTGGTCGAGCAGATGGGCCTGGTGGGGACCTCGCTCGCTGTTCGCTTTGCTGCTATACCTGTGGCGGCTGCCTCGGCAGGTGCCTCTGTGGCCAGTGAAACTGTCTGtacccagagaagctgaacTGTGCTGCCGGGGGCTGGGCCAAGGTGCCCACGCTCCTGTCCCACTCACAGCCAGAGCGATCCAGCACAGGCGTTTGACTCTCTTTTGGGCAAGTTGAAGTAAGGCAGGGAGAAGCCTTGGCAGCTAGTGCGTACGTGTTCTGTCACCTGTGAGATGCTTGCCTGCGTGCCCTTCAACCCTGTTCTGCCTGGGctaacagcacagcacagcttcccagtatatgaatgtatattttataaGGACTGACACAGATCATGATATctgaaaatactaaaaaattGAACCTTAGGgcgtttatttttatttgtacaaaccattttttttaaaggaaaagcgGGTCGTTGCAAAGGGCTGGGtatctttttgtttattgtttttctttcatttcaaagcaATACCAGGTTCTTCAGTGAGATGGTCTTTGTGCAGAATCATGCCATTCAAACCCATACTACTGGTCCACATCCAACACTTGCAAGTTTTTTTTATAActataaatacaatatatatagGATCTAATATAGTAATGCACCGTGTAATGAAGCCTAGTTCAGTATCGGTCCATGGCTTTTAATTCTCTTAACACTATAGATAAGGATTGTGTTACAGTTGCTAACGGAGGTGGGAAGAAATCGGGCTGCGCGTTCCCAGGTGGACGGCGGCCTCGTTGGTGCCAGGCAGCGAGCACGCCTGGCTCTGAGAGCTGGAAAATGCTACGGAGCCTGGGAATGGGCAGCTCAAGGGCTTCCCTGACCTTTATTGTTACCAGTCAGTACTTGTACAACTtggttttttccttttttcctctctttttggTTATGAATGTTGGGGTACCACCTGCATATACGGAAAAATGTGCTCTGTGCTTTCCTGGTATCTTTTTAACAAGGTACAGTAGCTTTGTCTATCAACCAAGAACTATACTTGTGGTGTTTCTTTTATTGAACTTAACAGTCTCTTTAGTAAATACAGGTAGGTGAAtaattgtttcaaaaaataaaataaaaaaaaaaaaagaaaaaaaactctgcaaAGGCAAGGCTATGTTCTAGAAATACACTTCTTGACAACTTATCATGTataacaaatcttttttttcttgtgttcttccaagcttctgttgttttttttttttaaaaaaaaaaaaaaaagaaacgtgTCTAAAGTACATCAGTGTTAACTCCCTGTCACAGGGAAGAAGGAAATActttaatagtttaaaaaaaaaaaaaaaaaatgctgaaagctctgcaaaagactgaatgtaaaaataaaaagtgtacatagttgtaaaaacaaaacaaaacaaaaaacaaaaaacaaaggagtttttaaacatgtttattttctatgcacttttttttatttaagtgatAGTTTAATTAATAAACATGTCAAGTTTATTGCTGCAGAGGGTTGCTCTTGGTTTATTCCTGAGAGTTGGGAAGCTGGTTTTCCTGTTTAAATGATCGTATTTCTCATCCCACATGCACTTCATTGCTCTGCCTGCATGTTGCTGCACAAAGGAGCTTTGCGCTCTGCAGGAAGAGCCGCACTAGCCCCGGCTGCTTGACCAGTGCCCTTGGCCCGCGCTGCAGTCAGGGTCAGGAGTGGGTGCAAAATGCCACCTGTGGCGGTGCTGAGGAGGATGGGGAGAGTGAGTGTCTCTGTGggtctgcagcagtgctggcagcagtgccGAGCGTGGCTGGTGCTCCATGGGCAGCGCCACGTGGCTCGGGGACAGGAAGGCACCAAGTGCCCGTGGGAAGCCCGAGGGCACGCAGCAAGGGCTCGAGTTGGTGAGTGTTAGTGGCTTCTGGTTGCTCCCATGCCATGGTGTGTTTTGATGGAGACGTGCTTGGCTCTGTCTGGTGTGCTGTGGTTGCTGTGCACGGGTCACCTTGGGTAGTTGTGGGTCCTCCAGCTGGGCTGTTCCCTATGGGAATTGGCTGGGTCAGGGGGTGGAGGAGCCCTGTGGCTGGGCTGGGATAGGATGAGGATGGGTGAGTGGTGCCAGTGGGGTGAACATTAAcctgccagcagctgtcctCCAGACCTGCTTGGGGCTTCACTGCAGGCACTGTGCACGCAGCACCATGGCCACCGCAAATGACAGAGCCATCCTGCAGACCATTTTTAACCCCAGCACTCCGTTTGGGGACATCCCTGGACTGGATGAGGAGGAGGACATCCAGGAGGAAGGTGAGGCAGATACAGCTTAAGGTTCCTGCTGGTTGCTTCCcatgggaaggggaggaggctctgctgctgtgcgCAGCCCCTCTCCCTTCTGCTGGGCCGCTGCTCGGGGTCCGCTCTTGCCTCCCCGGGGCCAGACTCAGGGGCCTGGGACAGGCacctggggatggaggggaggtcctggggctggtgctgggactGCACCAAACAGGACACAGGTATGCAGGGACCAAAGCCAGGTGCCCACAACTGGTGCTGGCGCCTGCCCACTGGGAATGTCTGTGGAGCACAGGATGAGGGATGCTGCCTTTGTCATGACACAGAGGAGACCTTTGCGccggagctgctggagcaggtccGGGACCTGGAGTTGCAGGgggtttctgctgctgaatCTGGAGATGTGAGCACAGCCCTGGAACGGTTCAACGAGGCCATCCGTCTGCTCCCTGAGCGCGCCTCGGGATACAACAACCGGGCCCAGGCCCTGCGTCTCAAGGGGGATGTGGCAGGTAAGGATTACAGGcaaggcagcagccctgcagtggGGGCAAAGCACCAGGGGCCTGGCTGCTTCCCCAgactcccccagctccccgccaCCTTTTGCCCTGTCCAGGTGCGCTGCGGGACTTGGACACCGCCATCCACCTGGGCAAGGGCTGTGGCCGTGCCGCCTGCCAGAGCTTCGTGCAGCGGGGGCTGATCCACCGGCTTCAGGCCCGTGATGAGGACGCCCGGCGCGACTTCAAGCGTGCAGCACGCCTGGGCAGCGCATTCGCAcggcagcagctggtgctgctgaacCCCTACTCTGCACTCTGCAACCAGATGCTCTGTGAGATGCTGGGGCGGCTGCGCAACCCCAACAGTGCCAGCAGCAATTGAGGCTGCAGCCGCTGGAGCCCCCCTCCCTTTTGTCCTGGCCAATAGCCAGGGGCAGGACTGCCTTTGAGGCCTCAGGAGGCTTGAAGCCcagtggaggcagcagcacacagcctcTGTCTGATCTAGGGCCACCCTGAGGAAAGCTTTCTGCCCCTTGGCTTTGTCTCAGCTCTGTTCCGCCCCAAATAAAACCTCGCAGTCTGCTCAGCAGGGCTCTGGCTGCAGTGGTGTCAGTGGTTGAGGCATAAcacccagccccgctgccctgggcagctcaGCGTGAGGCTGGGCCGAGGTGAGGCTGAACCCACCTCAAAGCGAGGAGGTGGGGGCGCGGAGGTGCCTgtcccctgctcctccaggtGCTCCCCTGCACGCTGCAGCTGTGGTACAGCAGCTGTGACCCCGCAGCCATAGCGGCTGCACGGGgctggccctgctcagaggCGCAGCTGCACAGCTGAGGCAAGGGAGGCTCAGGGCCGGGACCGCGCCTGCGTGCACAGGCCCCGTGGGGCACCGCACTGCAGGACGGGCAGGGCGCAGCGGCAGAGCTCCAGGTAGGTGCGGCCTGGTTGCATCCTCCGGCTGCACTGCACGCCTGGCTGACAGGCCCGGCACAGGGATGTGCCCATGTCCCTGCTCCAcctgcctctcctccagcaccaaGCCTGGCCAGCTGCGATGGGGAGCCTcgggggctgccctggggctgccctcGCCCCCCTGCTGTTGCTTGGCTTCCCGGCGCTCTGCCTGGCAGGTGAGGCTCTGGCGGGGTCTGGCACAGCCTCTGGGTGTTGGGGGACCCCCCGGCAGCTCTGATGTGCTCTGGCACTCGGCAGGGCTGAGGGAGCAGGGCCCCACCATTGATGGGCGGCCACTGGCCTCGTGCACGCTGCGGGAGAAAGAGAGGCGAGCCTTCACCTGCCGGGCCCCACAGGCAGCCCCTGGCTCCATGCTCACCTGGTACCTCGATGGCCGAAGGCAGGAGGCAAACTGCTCAGCAGCgggcacagccagcagcactctCACCATCACTGCCCGGCGTGCAGATCGtgagctcagctgctccttgacTGACCCAGCCTCCAGTGACACCGCCAATGCATCTGTCCTCCTCGATGTGCAGTGTAAGGCCTGcggcaccagccctgctggcacccctggctggaggcacaGGGAGGgtgcacagggctgctgcctggccagAGCCAGAGCAGGACA
It contains:
- the TTC36 gene encoding tetratricopeptide repeat protein 36 gives rise to the protein MATANDRAILQTIFNPSTPFGDIPGLDEEEDIQEEEETFAPELLEQVRDLELQGVSAAESGDVSTALERFNEAIRLLPERASGYNNRAQALRLKGDVAGALRDLDTAIHLGKGCGRAACQSFVQRGLIHRLQARDEDARRDFKRAARLGSAFARQQLVLLNPYSALCNQMLCEMLGRLRNPNSASSN